CGTGTCCATCTGGCGCGCAGGGCGGCAACCTCGGCCAGATCAGCACAGGGCAGACGACGCCGGAGTTCGAGCGGGCGCTGGTGGCACTTCAGCCGGGCGAGCTTTGCCAAAGCCTCGTGCCGACGCGCTATGGGCTGCACATCGTGCGGCTGGATCGATGTATCGAAGGCCGGCAGCTGCCGTTCGAGATGGTCTTCGAGCGCGTTGCCGACTATCTGCGCGAGGGCGTGACCCGGAGAGCCACCGCGCAGTACATCGCGCGGCTGGTGTCGCGTGCCGAGATCAAGGGTGTCGAGATCGAAGGCGCCGAAGCGCACCGCGTCAATTGACGGAGTTGCAGATGCTGCTCGGAGATGTCTTGGCGCGGTTCGATGACGAGGCACTCGCCGCCGAAACGATTCTGCATATCGGCGACCTGTCGCTGATCTCGAAGTTGCGCGAGCAAGCCGACGCCACGGGCGAGCCGCTCGGCGCCTATGCAGCAAGCGCCATGCGGCGCTATGCGGCGGATGCGTCCGATGAGGAATGGGTCACGCTGATGGGTCTGCTCGGGCGCGCCGAGGATCCAGGCGCGGTCTGTTTGCAGCGCGCCTTCGCCTATGTTCTGAAACATGCCCACTAGGTGAAGGACCCGTGTTTCTCTCGAATCCATCCGTCACACCCGAATCTCGTCCGCGCGGCGGCATTCCACGGTTGCGGCCCGGCTCGATGCCGCTGCTGAGCTATGGCTTCCGGCCGTTCTTCCTCGGCGCCGGTGTGTGGGCGTGCATCGCCATGCTGCTCTGGATCGGGCTTCTGTCCGGCCATTGTCGCTTCGCAACCGGTTACGGCGCCGTCGCCTGGCATTCGCACGAACTCCTGTTCGGCTACGTGTCCGCGGTGCTGACCGGGTTCCTGCTGACCGCGATCCCGAACTGGACTGGCCGCCTGCCGTTGCAGGGCTCGCCACTGTTGGGCCTGGTCCTGCTGTGGCTCGCCGGCCGCGTCGCCATGCTCATGACGGACCAGATCGGCAGCGCGGCGGCTGCGATCATCGACGGCGCGTATCTGTTTGTCCTGAGCGGTGCGGTGCTGCGTGAAATCATCACCGGCAAGAACTGGCGCAATCTGAAGGTCGTGGCGCTGACCGGCTCGATCGCGGTCGCCAACGTGATCTTCCATCTCGAAGTGATCCGCTCTGGTGCGCCGGACTATGGCGTCCGCGCCGCCATAGCAGGAATCGTCACGCTGATCGTGCTGGTCGGAGGGCGCGTCATCCCAAGCTTTACCCACAACTGGCTGGCGCGCCGGGGTGATCCAAACCGGCCGGCGCCGCTCGGCCGCCTCGATTTCGTGGCGATCGGAGTCACACTGCTGGCCCTGGTGCTGTGGATGATTGCTCCAGCGTGGCAGGGCAGCGGCGTGGCTCTTGCGGCGGCGGCGATCATGCAGGCTGTGCGTTTGTCTCGCTGGGCCGGGCTCAGAAGCGCGAGTGAGCCGATCGTTCTTATTCTTCACCTCGGCTACGTCTTCGTGCCGCTCGGCGCGCTGGCGTTGACCGTCTCGATCATCTGGCCGGAGTTCCTGCCGCCGACCGGCGCGCTTCACGCGTGGACCTCGGGTGCGATCGGCACCATGACGCTTGCCATCATGACGCGGGCGATCCGTGGCCATACCGGCCACGACATCTCGTCGCCGCCGACCACCAGCCTGATCTACGCGGCGATTCTACTGGCGGCGCTCGCGCGCGCGGTTGCGCCGCTTGTGCCGGAATTCACTGCCGGGCTTTTGTACATTGCGGCCGCGGGGTGGTTCACGTCCTTTGCCATCTTCGTCGCAGTCTACGGACCGATGCTGGTGAAGCGCAGGCGTGACAGCCGCGAATACGGATGCTGATGGGTGACGCGGGGCGCGTTCCATACAGGCAAAGGAATTCGAAAAATGACTCCCTCGATACTCGCATTCTTGTACAGCGATGGGATTGCGGCAGATCGCGTTCTCGCCGATCTCGGTTACAGCCTCAGGGATTCGGGGGTGAATGTCGGCGGACTGGTCCAGCGCAACACGTTCGTTCGCGACCGTGCAAAATGTGACATGGAAGTCGAGGAATTGCTTTCCGGCGAGATCTTTCGCATTTCAGAGTTTCGCGGTTCGCAGGCGCAAGGCTGTCGGTTGGATCGCGGGGCGCTGGCCCAAGCCGCGCATTTATTGGCTGACGCAGTGGCGCGCGGACCATCACTTCTCATCATCAACAAGTTCGGAAAGGTCGAAGCGGAGGGAGGTGGCCTGCGGGACATCATTGCCACTGCGGCCGCAGCCGAAATCCCGATCCTGATTGGAGTGCCCTTCCGAAATCTAGATCAATGGCGCATGTTCACGGCGGGACTGGCAGAGGAAGCGCACTCTTACTTCGAAGTTGCGACGTGGCTTGAACGTCATAGATTTGCAATTCCGACTATTGAGATGCCATCAACAAGGCTTTCGGTCGGTGTCTGATTGGAGATGGCGGGGCGGTCACGGCCAATAAAAATGATGTAAACGTAGAAACGTCGATCTCTCTTTCTGCTTTGTTCAAAATCCCGTTATTTGCAAGATGTGAAAATTGTGCGCATAGGTCTGGGTTGAACCCAACTCATACTGCTGGTTCTGTCCGCTGGAGCCAGCGAAGCAAGTGAGCAGACTGCGAAAAGATGCAGCAAAGACGCTTCAGCATTGCACCCATGATGGACTGGACTGACCGCCATTGTCGGTTCTTCCATCGTCTGCTGACGCGCCGCACGCTGCTCTACACCGAGATGGTGACGACTGGCGCGGTGCTGCATGGCGACCGCACCAGGCTCCTGGGCTTCGACCCCGCCGAGCAGCCGGTGGCGTTGCAACTCGGCGGTTCCGATCCCGCGGCGCTCGCGCAGTGCGCGCGCATCGGCGAAGAGTTCGGCTATCGCGAGATCAATCTCAACGTCGGCTGCCCGTCGGACCGCGTGCAGGAGGGCCGCTTCGGCGCATGCCTGATGGCGGAGCCTGCGCTGGTCGGCGACTGCGTCGCCGCGATGAAGGCCGCGGTCGCAATCCCGGTGACCGTGAAGTGCCGCATCGGCATCGACGAGCAGGATCCGGAACAGGTGCTGCCGGCCTTTGCCGCGATGGCGAGGCGGGCCGGGGCCGACGCGCTGATCGTGCATGCTCGCAAGGCCTGGCTCTCCGGCCTGTCACCGCGCGAGAACCGCGACATCCCGCCGCTCGATTACGGCATCGTCTATCGACTGAAGGCCGCGTATCCCGACTGGCCGATCGTCATCAACGGCGGCGTGCCGTCGATCGAGGCGGCGCGCGATCATCTCGCTCACGTCGACGGCGTGATGCTCGGCCGCGCCG
The Rhodoplanes sp. Z2-YC6860 genome window above contains:
- the dusA gene encoding tRNA dihydrouridine(20/20a) synthase DusA, with the protein product MQQRRFSIAPMMDWTDRHCRFFHRLLTRRTLLYTEMVTTGAVLHGDRTRLLGFDPAEQPVALQLGGSDPAALAQCARIGEEFGYREINLNVGCPSDRVQEGRFGACLMAEPALVGDCVAAMKAAVAIPVTVKCRIGIDEQDPEQVLPAFAAMARRAGADALIVHARKAWLSGLSPRENRDIPPLDYGIVYRLKAAYPDWPIVINGGVPSIEAARDHLAHVDGVMLGRAAYQEPWRLLAADPMLFGEAAPFASPKEAASALLPYIERELSRGVRLNSITRHVLGLFHGVPGARAYRRHLATEAVKPGACAQVLAEALALVVDRPAELAQTAA
- a CDS encoding NnrS family protein gives rise to the protein MFLSNPSVTPESRPRGGIPRLRPGSMPLLSYGFRPFFLGAGVWACIAMLLWIGLLSGHCRFATGYGAVAWHSHELLFGYVSAVLTGFLLTAIPNWTGRLPLQGSPLLGLVLLWLAGRVAMLMTDQIGSAAAAIIDGAYLFVLSGAVLREIITGKNWRNLKVVALTGSIAVANVIFHLEVIRSGAPDYGVRAAIAGIVTLIVLVGGRVIPSFTHNWLARRGDPNRPAPLGRLDFVAIGVTLLALVLWMIAPAWQGSGVALAAAAIMQAVRLSRWAGLRSASEPIVLILHLGYVFVPLGALALTVSIIWPEFLPPTGALHAWTSGAIGTMTLAIMTRAIRGHTGHDISSPPTTSLIYAAILLAALARAVAPLVPEFTAGLLYIAAAGWFTSFAIFVAVYGPMLVKRRRDSREYGC
- a CDS encoding DUF2478 domain-containing protein is translated as MTPSILAFLYSDGIAADRVLADLGYSLRDSGVNVGGLVQRNTFVRDRAKCDMEVEELLSGEIFRISEFRGSQAQGCRLDRGALAQAAHLLADAVARGPSLLIINKFGKVEAEGGGLRDIIATAAAAEIPILIGVPFRNLDQWRMFTAGLAEEAHSYFEVATWLERHRFAIPTIEMPSTRLSVGV